The region TATATCAcaaaatttcacatttcacagaaacacatatatactacatattcccatctttttctttttttacaataaCACGTTCTCTCTCTTAAAATGCATCTCAAATAATACACCGTAAACTTTCAGACGTTCTTGTGTGATATCTTTTTTGGCAACGTCTCCTGAATATTGACCGTTTTTCCGAAGTGTCACACAATAGGCGCGAGGGCACCAGTTGCAGAACCCATTATTTCACCGGTATAATAGAAGAACTCCTTTTTCATTACACCACGCCGCCGTTATTGAGGGACAACAATTTCAGCAATTAGTTCCCGGCCACCTCACTTACAAGAGACAAAACGTTACAGGAATACAAATTAGTTCGATTCTAAACTACAgtatctgtgtgttttttttctacagacAATTCTATACAACATTAACTCACAATACCCTGTATTCCAATTGCTTTCTTTGATAAGTCTGATAGATATTTCATATATCGCTTTTTTGTCATTTTGGCACACTACATGTTTCTTTCCGTTAAAAGTATCTAAAAGCGAGTTCAGCAAAAAAGATCTAttaagtgtaaaaaaaatctacttACTCTATCGTTGGTAGGAAAATATGTCGACAACTTAACACAGCGCGACATATCTAACAAACGGATCCAAAGAAAAATGTGATCAGATTAACGCTAAGGGATCAATCATAATCAATTTGTTTCCTACTAAAGTGATCTTTTTGAATGTTCTGCCGCATCAACCAAAAGTAAATTATACAAGAGCAGTGTTCCCGACATCAGTCATTGTCAGCAAGCGGTAATGAAATTTGTACCCACCGATCTGTTCTCGCTAATCAATGCTCTATTCCCCATCCTGTGAATAAGTAGAAGAAACCATTGATAATCGTTCTGAAAACCGTTTCTAAACGTCCATAATGTCAATCTTGAGAAATGCCTCCTTTCGTTACACGGATGTGTTATCTTGATACACAGTTTCTTGAGTTGAATCAACGGCGGCGGAAGAAGCGCTTTCTTCTGCCGAGTCCCGGCGGTGAGACGTCGTGCAGTTTGGGCAGACGGCTGGTGACGCTGTACGTGTCCACCCACTCCCCGGGCGCCTCCTCGGTCCCCCCGCAGTCCGgacacaccagcttcaggcCCAGGTCGATCCGGATCCGGGCTCGCAGGGCGTCCCGCGCCGGCATCCGCTCCAGACAGCCGGCACAGAACAGGTGGATGATGTTCCAACAGGCGGGCGGCTTGGAGGAGTGGAGCAGCGCCGCGCACTCCGCGCACACCTGCCGGTCGTACAGCTGGTGGAGCCCGGCCGGGGAGGTGGGAGAGGGCGGCCCGGGCGAATTCCCGCCTCCCTCGGAGTCCGAGCTGCTGTCAAACGCACACATGTCTATCTTCCTGTGCATGTGCCGGCTCTCCGCGCGCTGCTCAAAGGGCGAGTAATTACCAGCGAGCGCCTCCATACAGTAGCGTACCTTGTCCATGGTGCTAGCCCGCCTTCTACCAAGTCCGTTTAGCAACGCTAAAGAACGTTACGGTCTAAACTCTCTGCCCTTCTGTCCCCCTTCAAATACTTTAAGTGTCCATGTAACGGAGTCTTCACACAAAGCTTTTAAAAGCCTGTCTCTGTAAGCGCTGAGGGGCTTTTTAGCGGCGGTCCTGTCCACCTGTGCTCCGTAGATCCATCAACGTGCTCTGTGTTCTGCCCCGCCGCGCTCCAAACAACCTGTCGGGCCGCCGCCGGCTGATGAGTTCTCCCTTGTCCCTCGTTAGTAACCTCGAGCTGGAGCCAAGCTGAGCAGAGGTGACGCTCTCTGTACGCAGATCGATGGCGTGCTTGATCTAAAATAACGTCCAACTCTTCTATTTATAGCAGCGCTGAAGAGAGAGTGGGCCTTCAGTCAGTCAAGAGGTTGACGGTTAATTTGTGAAAAGTTCAAAGTCACAGCACAGCGTCTTTGAAAATGCTCGTGCTGTCTCttctccgccctcctctgtgGTAGTGAGAACGAATCGGCACTGACCTGACGTCTTTCCCCGTATCAGTTCTTCTTTCCTCCGCCGCTAAGCCAGATCATCCATCGTCAGACGATCTTGTGCAATCTGCTCTGCCAAATCCTGTTcccgcctttttttttttacgtcgcACACATCAAGTCCGGATGCGCGGCTAGCCGCGAGAGTTAACGAGCCCAGGCGGGCGAGCAAGGCCCTACACCGTACTTCATTACACTCTCGCCCCTTGGTAGATCTGTTTTCCCCCTAGTTAACATTCACGTGGGGAGAGTCCGCGTTCCCCTGGCCACAACCTCGCGGTCTGGGGTTGATCGATTCAACCATGCGATCCCCCTCTTCCTTGTGGCCGATTAATAAACCCCTTATGGCGCCGTGAagtttgaacacgtcaatcctgtGCGTAGTCTGACGACAGGAAACAATGTCAAACCCTTCGCGAGGGCGTCAATTTGTACGCAAACGACAGGCAGCTGCTTCCGATGCCCGGATGAAGAGAAATACCCAATCCCGGCCCAGCAAACTCTCGCGGACCATTTGTGTATTCACGCCACGCTCGTGTCTAGCCCCGTATAGACCAAGAGACTGTATCTGAATGGTTCTTTAGGTATGTATATAATGGGTCTAGGGGAGGAAAGGCGGATCGATTCGCCGATTTCATGCTAACTTGGCTCCTACATCGCGCACGCGTTTTACAAATTTCATAACTGCCTTCGATCATTCGAGTCCCAAGACACGTCGGTATTAaagtcatttattcattcacggCCGCGGGTTCAGCTCGCTTTACTACGGTAATGAATAGGCGGCTGGGGGAATGCGCGGCTAGTAATAAAAAAGAGATATTTCCCATCAATCTTGCCGCCAATAATCTAGCACCCATCTATTACTTCTGGGTAATCACCACTTCCTACATGTGTCGGAATGCATGATAAATTTGCTACGGGCTATCCGTCCctcaggaaaaaaacacacCCCTCCCCCCTGCCAAACGATAATAAAAGCGCGGGAAACTCTCGTTCCCAAACTTGCAAACGGCCGCTTGCGTTCACCACTTCCTACATGTGTCGGAATGCATGATAAATTTGCTACGGGCTACCAGTCCCTAAGGAAAAAGACACCCCCCTTCCCCCTTCCCCCTTACCAAACGATAATGATAAGCGCGGGAAACTCTCGTTCCCAAACTTGCAAACGGCCGTTTGCggtattgaaaaaacaaaaagtcCGATATTCGATACATTCCCCCCGTAAAATACGTTTTTTCTCAAATCTTATTCATACCACCATCACCATGAACATGACTTGAGAGAACGCTCAGGGAATATGCATGAGTCTATTACGCTCCCATTTTGGGCCCGACATAGATTAGACCAGCAGGAGATTTGGCCTAATCTCTTCCACCTCAGATGCACCGCTAGGAAACTACCAAACAGCGCCGCAAATGGACACGGGAGAATCCCCCTAATAGGATCATCATGAAAACGGTCCAGATGCATGGTCGCTCCGAAAATCCCGGCTCTACCGAGATAGATACGATAAGACGACACCGCTCTGCGAGAAATAGATAACAAGCTTGTCTTCGCTTTGAAGAGAATTGTTCCCACCTTTGTAAGGCTTTCCAGACTTCAAGGAAGAAGAATGATTGTATTTGGAGAAGAGAGAAAGAAGGGAAATGAAGTTTTATGTTAGACCTTCCACTGCAAGGTCGTTTTCCTCAATTAGCAGAGGTCACTGCCCTTAGACGTAAAGGTTAGAGTATCAAGGACATAACCTAGTCTACCGTGATCCGAATCAAAATGCAGTGATAATAGAACCTTAAAGTTTACGATTCTGCCGTACAAAGTATGCATCAGATATTGTTCTGAAAGCTTTCTTCATTTCATATTCGAGCCTTTACTTGTTTACAATTTCAAAAGTGAATATTGATATCCAGTATTTGAAAACTGAGTTAAGATCTTCTTTTTTCACTTAAAATCATTCGATGAATTTAAAACATTAATAAACACAGTAAAATTGAATCaggtatttttttctgactgaaaaaaatatatatttgatcAAAGTAGTGTTTGATAATTTAAAAGAGAATTCTGATTTCTAGTAATATGAATTAGTAAAGGAAAAACACACCGTTTTTCCAAATGATGAACCCCCAAACTCACGTTTTAGTGCTGGTAATTAAGTTCAGATCTTATCATTAAACAATCCCTTTCAGAACTCATTTCTCAAGGACAGGGAAATCATCACATAGAACGAAAGAAACTAGTAAGGCTTTCAGTAAATGATACATCTCTTACACCGCTAGACTTAATATGAATGATCGTCGAAGTCAAATTGTTGCCCATTAAACAATTAAGTACACGTACACATTTGCGTTTCCATTTACGGCTGACTGGAGCACTCGTTTATTTTCGAGACACGCTTAAATCATATACCCGTTTGGTGGCAACAAATAAAACGATTAGAATAATACTGCAATTTGTGGCGTcgcgtggcgtaatggcagggtggcctagaacccagagatcctgggttcgaatcccctggcatATCCCAGCGTATATACGCCGgaaagtgggatttaccaatgGTGGTAAATGCTGGTAAAGTCTGGCAATGTTTAATTTAATTACCAATATGCAAACATTACCAGACTTTACTAGCATTTATCACcattggtaaatcccactttcCGGCCAGTAGTGCCATTGAGATGCACgaattttcctcacttcacttggATGAATATGAGTacatagctttggttagggacgtccctcgagctctgataggacgttaaatggaggtcccgtgtttcaGGAGAGCTGtcgcgtaaaagaacccaccacacttatcaagaagagtaggaaCCAAATAAATCTcttcggatatgcagcttgtgctGTTTAGTAAAAACCTGTTGCCggataaacaatacaaatagactatcaaagcaaacaaacaacaccaAAGTAAAATTCCTTAACATCTTCAATCGAAAATTTGGTCAGAAAATTCACAATTGAAGTATATATGATATTCCAAATTCTAGAAAACGATACGGAAAATGTCAAGGAATGGTAATTTTGTTTAGATACATTTCATGCTTGATACATAGAACAACACCATAGTTGAGCCCATTCCTTTTACTATCATACAATGTATTGTACTAAAATGGCACCCATTTGTTCATTAGTTTCTCTACATTTACTCGTCCTTTTATTGATAAAGTAAACATTACGGTAACCCTGTTTTCCCTTACTATAGGCCTATACTAATATACAGTTCTTTGTGacgaaacaaaaacatgtcaaaaataatGATTTACAAACTGTATCATTATACACGGATAGAGAATATACATGGTTCTATTTTTTAAGACTAAGAGTGTCTCTTTTGCCAGATGTTCGCAAAAATGACGATAACATGCAAGAGACACCCAAGCTCGAGAAATATAAGAGCTATCATTAGAATTGATGATAGTTATACTTCACTTACTGACGGCACTACCTCGCCATTAGCGTAATGCATACTTTGGAAGATGAAGGCCTTTTAGGCGAGCATTACTGCAAATGAGGCTTTTACTTTGCAGTATCTTATTACTGAGCGACTTTCTATTCTGTTTTAATCTCCCGCCTTCTGTTACTGACAATTACTGTAATGAGGTAAGAGTAAGTCTGTAGACTACTATAACATATTAGTTGAGTTGATAGTGAGTTGCTTCAACAGTTATTTAGGTCTTTGCACTAGACAATTTGAATATGATTCAAGATGCAAACATATGGTTTataagataacaaaatacaccagaaaaaagtgtgtgtgtgcgcgtgcgtgtgtttgtatgtatgtatgtatgtatgtatgtatgtatgtatgtatgtgtatgtttatctctctctctctatatatatatatatgtgtgtgtgtgtgtgtgtgcgtggtgtgtgtgtgtttgtgtgttcgtatgtgcatgtatgtgtatttgtgtgtttataTAAAatcatgtgtgtctgtgtgtgtgtgtgtgtgtgtgtgtgtctttatgTGTTTTAGTATGTGGGTTGGTGTGCTTTTTCATACGAAATGCACAGTTCAATTTTCACGCAACCCTTCCTACGTTCTTTCTTGGTCCACATATCCCTAGTTTCATACAGATTAAAACTCTAACGTCAAATACTTCCCGTGTATCTCTACGCGTCCCACATGAAAACTTCATTTCCTCCTTTCTCCACCAACCAGACTAACAAACCCCAAATGACCTTGCCTCAGGAGGCCAGACCACGTGACTTAATGCTCTCCCAAGATATTATCAGACAACAATAGATAAATGTAAAATTCATAATCATGCCTTTAAGTAGAAATCAAACCACATTCCCAAGACTGTACGCTTTTGCAAGCATAATCTTTTTCAGGACGTAAAGCCTTGGCCCTTGTGTATACACGTATTACCTCCGTATCAATATACAAACTGAAAGGGTGATCTTGAATAGGATTTATGAAGGAAGCATTCCACTTCACGGAGCTTATGATATGCACTTTAAATCAAATAGGTACGATGAATATTTTATTAGTATGTTTCGCGTGAGCCTCTTTATGATGGAAGGGCGTTTGATACCAGGGCGCGgaagaaatatcaaaatttcATACAAAGAAACGTTCCCCTAGTCGCATTTCTTAAAAGTATAACATgatttagataatttttttcgatttttttctGTGAATAAATCTAAAGATATTATGCCCGAGTATTAATGAGGatttgaaatagaataagaTTGTTATTTTAGGTATTCAAGATGATTGTATATGAAAGAATTAGATATAGATAAAAATCATTTACCAAATTGGAATATCTGTTGCAACACAACGGGAGGTGCGTTTCGTAAAGTtcagaataaaaaagaaaagaaaatctgtTTCACACGACATGGAGATATTTGAATGTTTACGCCCAAGGCGGTCTTCTTGTAATTTCACCTAATATCCGTGGTGCGCATGATGTAGCTCAACTGCCGGTGAAGTCTTTAAGAAGAAGTAATGCTGTTATTCAGGTAAAGATTAAGATTGATTGCACCTTAAGTCGTCTCCATGGGCCTTCTTAAGTATTAGATACTCCGTCTTCGGCTCGTGGCACTCTAGATTCAGACACGGTAGTTATGATACTAAATTTGGATACATTATAAAGAAATAAAGCCACATTTTTGCATGGCTATTGAAGAGTGTTGGCTCTTCAGATGCTAGCTGCGTTCTAATTAAGAGAACGCAGTAACGAATGTTGCGCTTACGGCGTGGTCGCATTTGTCGTAGGTTGTCTGAGCGATTTTGGTGTCGTAGAATCTTACGAGACAGAACCAGCTGCCGACAAGGACCCAACTCAACCTTTTCCGACAGCTAgtttttgtacgacacatgcaaGACTATCCCAAGTTAGAATGCCCTTTGTCTGCTATCGCACGACTATAGTACGACGAATGAGGCCGGCCGGGTCACAACTGTTACGGCTTCTCTGAGTACGTGAACTATCTCTAACATTACAGGTAACTATCACATACTGCAATCAGTACATTTGAATTTGGCACCacggtaaaaaaataataatagcTGCAGCTCAACTGTTTGAACGCTCTCTCTCAACCCCTTCCATAGCacataaaatatacatttccaCTAGTTGAAACTGTTTTACACAAACATGAGAGAAAGGTGGAGAGAGAAAAAATACAGTATTCCGCCTGACTGGATGCCTTGTATCCCAACACGGGGCTAATGTGCACTTTCAAttttacagagagagagacgcgCGTCTCCTACAAAATTGGCCGTGCGTCTGAGATGAGAGCGCTGGTGCGGAACGCTTCGCGTGCTCACCCCATCTCCCTAATGGCGGTACTGATGCCAATAATTGCGCCAGAATAGGCCTCTCCTATAGGGGTGGAATTGTAGAGTAGACGCAAGACTCCAAGGGAGCGGCGAATGCGAGGTTAACGACCTTTTGGATGCTGGAAACTTTGTTGTTGTGAGTTCTGCCGTGACTGCGTCTGCGCACTAGACCGGGATAAGGCAAAATGGCGGACGTGGATTGGACCTTGGAAATGTGATTATATCGACCATGTAATGGTACTACATTTTTATTGGGAAGGCAAAATGTTATGATAACCATTTCAATATTGATTTTTGACCTGGTGAATGCCTCATTGCGGACTATCTCTCTTATCTCTATTTCTCTCTCCCTGACTCTCTCTCAggcacacgcagacacacacaggcacacacagacacacagaggcacacacagacacacacaaacacacacacacacacacacaaacacacacacatacacatactgtaacatgcacatgcacattttctttcaaaactgcaATAGTAGACgaagtttaaaaacaaaattaaatggAATCACGAATTTTAAACATAAAATTTCTTCTCCTTGTAAAATATTTCTTAGTTCAAGGCTATCAGTTCAATCACTTAAGGACGCAGGTGGTTAGAAGACGACAAAGCATCCCTTTAAGACGACAAGGTAATACCAAATAGCCGTGGCTTCTCCGCAAAAGATTTTCATTAAAACCATATCTGACAAACCTAATAATCGTCAAAGAGACTGCTGGGCTTCTAGTGCTTCTTTCGTATAGCGGATTTAACTCAATTACGTAGTAAAGTTCCCGATCGATCATATTTGTCTCAGTGAAACCGAGCTTTTGAGGTAACTTGGTGTTTGTGAAGGTTCGTTATTTATTGACATTTGAATGCTAGGCACGTCGCACTAACACTAACAGGACGTTGTGTCAAAAGTGATAGAGGATGACCCCAAAGGTAAGATGCAGGAAGTTTTATCATAAATCAAACATGACAGAGAGTCCATGGAGGAGACTACTATCTTACGGGTATTTATCGTTTACGGTCTGTCTATTTGTGTTTtcacagaaatacattttttccatatgctagtttAGAATTCCATTCACAACGTCACGAATAAAAGTGATTACTATGTGTCCATAAACGCATTAACCTGACAGGAAAGGGTCCTCGGTAGAAATACTGTCTACTAATAATGTTTAAAATGGAAGCTCTTGGCTACACGTTGTCGCCTGCACTTTTCGTTGAGTGGCATTTGGACGCTTTTACTGTCTTCGTCATAACTGTATATGACGCCAGTTTGGAACCATCCTTCTACCCAAAGTGGCGACAAGGCTTTTTACATCACGCACACCACTGCATTCTAAGTGAAGACGATAGTTTGGACAGTTTTCTTACAAATTAGAGCAACGCGACTTCGACAAGCTGCATCCACACACTTTCTGTCTAATGGAATATCAAATACACTTAGAGCGTAAGAGCAGTAAGAGTAGACGGTTGAAACTTAAGAGGGTGCTTTGTATTCCAACCCATAACAGCGAAGAATGTGTTTAAAACTTGGCTTAAGTTTGCTCGAGTGGACGTAATTTCTTTGCCGTAACATATTTGTTCGCTGTCTAGAGGGCTGTACACGAGAAAGATCACACCTTGGAGTATCCTTAGAAATAGGTCGGACTGCGTTTTCCTCTTTTTCCCTTGGGAATGTTCTTACTTTCATCATGCCCATCTTAGTCTTGATCAGATCATCCCAGCCAACTCGCCGACTTCACTTCCTGATGAGAAAATCGATACTTGCGGCACGCTTGATTGAAGGCCTTTGTTTCCCTTCTTTGGTATTACGCCAGTCGATGAAGCTTGAAAGGAGCGCAAAAGAAGCAAACCCCGATATGCGAAGCTAAAATGCGTTTCTTCTACACTTATGTATGCATTTACTTCGATTTTTATTACACAAAGGTATAATAAGCATGTCATAAGTTTAGGCCGCTAAGCTGTTTTACCGTGCACGCATATAAATAATGTATACGCACAGTGCACTTCTATGGGACATTTAGAGAATCCTTTAATGTTATAAGTTCGGTTTCCGGCCACTGGCGAAATTTCAgggatagtttgcagcaaattgGAATCAATTCTTGGCCCCCTACCTTAACGACCTCGCTACCCTTGTCCCGCCAAATGGGTTCCCTCTGTATCGAACGACCTCCAAGATCGACGTGAGTTCCTTTAAATCATGTTCTTACAGTGTCACGGCTAAGTCAGCAAGAAGTTCGTTACGATACAGGGAAGGGTAAGAAAAATCTTTGAAGTTACCGTCTGGCGTCTAACAACGGAAACGAATAGGGCCGATGGATCATGGACTGTAGGTAGTAATACTGTCATCTATCTGCGACTCAGTTCGACCAATGGGAGAAGGCGGTGGTAACCTTGTAAGAGAATGATTGACGTATCGAACGGACGAGGACTTATGCTAAAGAAAATGGCGGCAAGGACTCCATTTTGAATATCGCTTATCCAAATCCCTTAATGTTCAACTTTATAGAAACGTTATAAGATTGACTAGCCATGTCAATATGATATGTAACGCCACAATACACTCTTCTGGGCACAGGAATTGAGATGCGTTACAACACCACAACCAACAAACAGTAAACTTGTGAACTTGGGGTTGGCATTAACCTAAGAACCTTGTAGATGAACTTGTGGGTAGATGGACGCTGAGTTATGCGTCCACAACTACTACATACGTAGCTGCTCCATACATGCTTACATTCGAACCAGGTAATAAACATACGTGCATacaaacattttgtataaaatAAGTCAGAACGCCAAAACCTTATGAAGATAAAAGTTTGTCCATCTATTTTGGATACTGTGAAATCATTTATTTTCCCGGAGATTCAATTTCGTATTATAAGGTTTTggggtgttttaagtttgcgatcgAAACAATACTGTATCGAAAAAATAATACATATTTGGGGGGTGTCATGATTTCGCGGTGGAGCggtactgtgaaaataaaaccaccgcgaacatttgaagatttacagtattgccacCGACCAAACCCGGACCGTGTCATAATGCATATTTGAAGGATGATGTGATCGATAAAGATGTCGTTTACCACGCCTAACTCAAACGAGTTCTACTTGTAAGCTACATTTTACTGTGCTTTGCGGGATCTCAGTACattttatttgtgttttttcgaccccattatttttttattactgACACACGGTAGTGGTGTGACTTTGCCACGTATTTTAGGCCCACATTTGGAAGCGCGTTGCTTTGCATCACATATTTGGGCCAAGAAAAATAACTGTTTTGTGTTTTCGATCAAAGTCCTGAATAGAATAGAGTCAGTGGTGGGCATTTCTCCTTTAAACAAATCCAACAAATAGAGTCTAACAATCAAGAAATAAAACGCATCTGGActctggtattttcaacatgttaCTGTGATATACATCATAAacggtggcgtaatggcagggtgttacccggtatgcaatacaaacaaataaaactcaACAAATTTTTACTACTCATCCGCACATCAACAATAGTTTCAGTCTGTTAACTtgcagagtgtgaaatacaggaagtctcaTAACTTAGATGTCAGATTGGAAATGTTATGCCCCTTGCCATCGTtcgacctcccccccccccaaaaaaaaaagctAGCTATATAGGGTCAGCAGCTTTTGCAAGGGTCGGTCGGATAAAAGGAAACAACACATTTCTTTTCCTTGGCCTGAACACTTTTAAACTTACTGACAGAAAGCACCACAAAGCATAACAAACTGCGATTTTCTTAACGAGCGGTGTTATGCTTTCATTACCTACTTTCCCAAAGTCTTGATTAATTCTTTATCTCATTTTTGCGTGATCGTTCTAGACACTAAGTGCCAACGTATAATGCTAAATGCGTCACCAAAGACATTCGTTTGACGCGATGGCCCTCACAGGATTCGAATGAATCACCGCGAATAAGACACTCTTTTCAGTCTCCCAATGTGTTTTGCACGAGTACTCGCATTCTGGCGTCTTGGACTTATTGGAAACTATTCCACCGTTGACAACTCCATTTGTTTTGTTACTGTTGTAATACGTACATGATATTCAATTGATGTTAGCTGTCACGGGTATAGCTTGTTGCACTGAGTTCCTCAATAAATTCAGTGGCTTGTTCCTTGTCGTTACATTCATCTTGTCTTAGCTGGATATGATAGATTTCAAAGCTTGGAATCAATCTTTGTGGAAAGAGGTTCAAAGAATCTGATGAAGTATATGGCAGGGAAAACGTATTGCCCGCAAAGAAATGTAACGAAAGGTATTGTTACTAAACAGTTATACAGTATAACCTCTAAAGAAGCAGTTTCTATGTCATACACGATGTACTTTCTCAAAACAGTCTCTCAAAACATTGTCATAATTTTCATTACTATATATGTGTAATGTTACTATTATGGGTGAGCTGGTAAGGGCTTTACTTCGTATTCGTGACAAAATAGTTtaaaattaaaacaaatatcTACAGGAAACTTTCACCAAAAACTGTTACCCAAGCTCACTACCTACTAAATTTTAAAATGCTATTGACATACTTTTACCTCCGTCGAAAGAAGTACTGCGAATGGTAGCGTCATGCACGGTGTCTTGAATAATCTACATAGAAGCCCCGCATTGCGAGATCATATGGAAGTGCAGGCAACTTACAGGTGCATGTAAAATCTCAACTTTACGATATTGGCAGTAGATGTAGACGCATCGAGTATACATGATAGTTAATGTTATAGAGAAGCGATACAAACGCAGAGCCAGTTTGATATTTGTGTGGAATGTCAAAGTTCATCTTTCTTCACAGCAGCTAGGTCAGGGATGATCTCGTTCCAAAGTTTGACTTTGTCCGGCTTCAGCCCAACGTCAGTGGTCGGCACCACGTCCAGCTTCATGTAGACCGGGTTGTCAGGTGTGTACTGAGGCCAGGTCGGCAGGGAGGGGCTGTCAGTGGGTCCGCCGGTGGAGTTGCCCGGATACCTGTAACAGATCATGGAATTTAGTGAAAACTTGAAATACACTTTACTAAGAAGCTAAAACATAGTACTATATGGAAAGATGCCACCTGAATGTCCATTATAAAATACAGCTGTCTGCTGGCTAAATGTATGTCTAGCTGTGGATAATTAAGTTTATATGTTTGATAAATTCTCCTACACAGAGCCTCGTCCGCGGCCTACAGGCTGAGGTTtgcacttttgtgggcgtggtctctaaccagctgtcagccaatctgCAATCATAATAGAAACATTCTGGCAACTcactgattggttgacagctaGTTAGAGGCCTCGCCCACAACAGTGGAAACCTCAGtctggtttagcagagcctaCTAAAGGTATACTGTATAGTCTACGGGTGAGGCTCTGTGTAGGAGAAGTTTGTCTGACATTGCCTTCTTACCCAGTTCGTGCGAAGTTTGCCCAGTATGCCATCATTCTAAAGCTGACTTCCCCGTCTGTCTTAGTATAGTTAATTGGTGTTTCCGGGACTTCCACGAATGGTAGCCCAAGCATCATGAAAAGGTCGTCCATATGGTCACATCCCACCCAGTCGGGTCTGTTCGGGTGGATGGAAGGTCGGTACTGGTTCTCGTAGAGGAAGACACGGCCTCCAGCGTCTATAGATCAgggttaataataataataataatcaaaTAACAGGACTACAGACTAT is a window of Branchiostoma lanceolatum isolate klBraLanc5 chromosome 8, klBraLanc5.hap2, whole genome shotgun sequence DNA encoding:
- the LOC136440666 gene encoding carboxylesterase 5A-like, which codes for MVDAVVAEYRHPTTPEDPMAILFQLSHAFGDFMFVGPTVLAADKHADAGGRVFLYENQYRPSIHPNRPDWVGCDHMDDLFMMLGLPFVEVPETPINYTKTDGEVSFRMMAYWANFARTGYPGNSTGGPTDSPSLPTWPQYTPDNPVYMKLDVVPTTDVGLKPDKVKLWNEIIPDLAAVKKDEL